Proteins from one Rhinopithecus roxellana isolate Shanxi Qingling chromosome 20, ASM756505v1, whole genome shotgun sequence genomic window:
- the FBXL8 gene encoding F-box/LRR-repeat protein 8 has product MAETGEGLPEEVLALIFRHLPLRDRAAAARVCRAWAAAATCSTVWHDTKISCECELEGMLPPYLSACLDHVHNLRLEFEPSREASRRAAIELLMVLAGRALGLRGLCLECRGEKPLFDAGRDVLEAVHAVCGAARELRHLDLRRLPFTLDDALVLQAARGCPELHSLFLDNSTLVGSVGPGSVLELLEACPRLRALGLHLASLSHAILEELAAPDRAPFALLALRCACPEDARASPLSNEAWAALHRRHPGLAVELELEPALPFESVTRVLQPAIPVAALRLNLSGDTVGPVRFAAHHYASTLCVLEVRAAASAELNAALKELAARCAALREVHCFCVVSHSVLDAFRAHCPRLRTYTLKLTREPHPWRPTLVA; this is encoded by the exons ATGGCCGAGACTGGAGAGGGACTGCCAGAGGAGGTGCTGGCACTCATCTTCCGCCACCTGCCCCTGAGAGACCGTGCTGCCGCCGCCAGGGTCTGCAGGGCCTGGGCCGCCGCTGCTACCTGCAGCACCGTGTGGCACGAcacaaaaatcag TTGCGAATGTGAGCTGGAAGGCATGCTGCCACCTTATCTGTCCGCCTGCCTGGACCACGTTCACAACCTACGGCTGGAATTTGAGCCATCGAGGGAGGCGAGCCGCCGGGCGGCCATCGAGCTGCTGATGGTTCTGGCGGGCCGTGCCCTGGGGCTGCGAGGCCTGTGCCTAGAATGCCGCGGAGAAAAGCCGCTCTTCGACGCGGGCCGCGACGTCCTGGAGGCTGTGCACGCTGTGTGCGGGGCGGCCCGCGAGCTACGCCACCTCGACCTGCGGCGCTTGCCCTTTACACTGGACGACGCGCTAGTGCTGCAGGCGGCGCGCGGCTGTCCCGAGCTCCACAGCCTTTTTCTGGACAACAGTACCCTAGTGGGCAGCGTGGGTCCCGGCTCAGTGCTCGAGCTACTGGAGGCCTGCCCGCGCCTGCGCGCTCTCGgcctgcacctggccagtttgtCGCACGCCATCCTCGAAGAGCTGGCGGCGCCAGACCGCGCGCCTTTCGCGCTCCTGGCTCTGCGGTGCGCGTGCCCCGAGGATGCACGCGCGTCCCCGCTGTCCAACGAAGCCTGGGCAGCGTTGCACCGCCGCCACCCTGGGCTGGCAGTGGAGCTAGAGCTGGAGCCCGCGCTGCCCTTTGAGAGCGTGACGCGCGTCCTGCAGCCAGCGATCCCCGTGGCTGCTCTgcgcctcaacctctcaggcgaCACCGTAGGCCCAGTGCGCTTCGCAGCGCACCACTACGCCTCAACCCTGTGCGTGCTCGAGGTGCGCGCAGCCGCTTCAGCCGAGCTGAACGCCGCGCTGAAGGAGCTGGCGGCGCGCTGCGCGGCCCTGCGCGAGGTGCATTGCTTCTGCGTGGTGAGCCACTCGGTGCTGGACGCCTTCCGCGCGCACTGTCCGCGCCTGCGCACCTATACCCTCAAGCTCACGCGCGAGCCGCATCCCTGGCGGCCCACGCTCGTGGCGTGA